One genomic segment of Heptranchias perlo isolate sHepPer1 chromosome 3, sHepPer1.hap1, whole genome shotgun sequence includes these proteins:
- the LOC137307058 gene encoding uncharacterized protein, which yields MALTDAEVEALEISRTLHCLSMADGESGSGETAGPSAIDVSVEGDSSEDMPVSEGASSHMSLASTSADTHTSVGPPPQLVGIAHGESPRTHEHEQTLVAGSAAEGPRRWEHSSPGFAQPDPDAEPRGPPVKRRVVEGHQNIAEVLGEVPRALSTIARRMEESNSCMRGMVAQVQEGIAEIVSQGREGISEIVSRVGVGTSAVEDRLASLERHAQLTNESIQALTTAVRIQGEQHSAAINRLTDTLEVALQGLTHVIQTAVQQGGRGDVGLGHEREDGERGNGSVDATQGAPKSHPLPPSQPVPAIVHPLQVAESAPAQVQEEQSVEVPSRAPKPRGRRPKASTRSGHEQEQPATTSAGATGVAPRRGSRKRTPKVP from the exons atggccctgacagacgccgaggtcgaggcactggagatcagccgcacgctgcattgcctgtcgatggcggatggcgagtctggttctggcgaaacggccg gaccgtctgcgatcgacgtctcggttgagggcgattcctcagaggacatgcccgtctctgagggtgcatcgtcacacatgagccttgcatccaccagcgcagatacacacacctcggtgggtcccccccctcagctagttgggattgcacatggtgagtcaccgcgcacacatgagcatgagcagaccctggtggcagggtcagccgcggagggtccgcgtcggtgggagcactcttctccaggctttgctcagccggacccagatgctgaacccagggggccacctgtcaaaaggagagtcgtcgaggggcaccagaacattgctgaggtactgggagaggtgccacgcgcactctccacaatcgcacggaggatggaggagtccaactcctgcatgaggggaatggtggcacaggtgcaggagggtatcgccgagatagtgtcgcagggacgtgaaggcatctctgagatagtgtcgcgggtaggtgtgggaacgtctgcggtggaggacaggctagcctccctcgagcgtcacgcacagctcaccaatgagtccatccaggccctcacaacggctgttcggattcagggtgaacaacattctgccgccatcaacaggttgacagatacattggaggtggccttgcaaggtctcacccacgtcatccaaactgccgtccagcagggtggaaggggtgatgtgggccttggccatgagagggaagatggtgaacggggaaatggaagtgtggacgctactcaaggcgcccccaagtctcacccgttgcccccctctcaaccagtgcccgcaatagtccatcctctccaggtggccgagtctgcccctgcacaggtgcaggaggagcagtctgtggaggtgccctcacgggcaccgaaacccagggggcgtcggcccaaagcatctacccggtcagggcacgaacaggagcaacctgccaccacctctgctggagccacaggggtagcaccacgtagggggtcccgaaaacgaacgcctaaagttccgtga